The Bartonella birtlesii IBS 325 genome has a window encoding:
- a CDS encoding siderophore ABC transporter substrate-binding protein: protein MIKYLKWVTSVLLIAISFTTYSWAGIDVKENITIDHVSGTTSVPTAPQKVIVFDIASLDNMNRLGIKAVIGIPEGKKPSYLQQFNDAQYEKIGTLFEPDYEKIATLQPDLIIISSRTQAKYKDLSKIAPTIDLTVGNENSLADIERNVSILGKIFGKEKEAEAEITVLKENLAKVRENTQGKGTGLVLMTSGGKISALGSKSRFDILHSAFGIAPATDKLTVQKHGQLISPEFILETNPDWLLVIDRDAAIGREGQSAAQLLNNELVHRTTAGQKKQIIYLDSWSWYRAAGGLTGLNEAAQQINEAFTKSK from the coding sequence ATGATAAAATATCTAAAATGGGTAACTTCTGTTCTGCTAATCGCAATAAGTTTTACAACTTATTCATGGGCAGGTATAGATGTTAAAGAAAATATAACTATTGATCATGTTTCAGGCACAACTTCTGTTCCCACTGCTCCACAAAAAGTTATTGTGTTTGATATTGCCTCACTTGATAATATGAATCGACTTGGGATCAAAGCCGTTATCGGTATTCCTGAAGGGAAAAAGCCTTCATATTTGCAGCAGTTTAATGATGCACAATATGAAAAAATTGGTACCCTTTTTGAACCTGATTATGAAAAAATTGCCACTCTTCAGCCTGATCTAATTATTATTTCCTCAAGAACTCAAGCTAAATATAAAGATTTATCCAAAATTGCTCCAACTATTGATCTAACTGTAGGAAATGAAAATTCTCTTGCGGATATCGAACGAAATGTGTCTATCCTTGGGAAAATTTTTGGCAAAGAAAAAGAAGCTGAAGCAGAGATTACAGTACTTAAGGAAAATTTAGCAAAAGTCCGTGAAAACACCCAAGGGAAAGGCACAGGGCTTGTACTGATGACTTCTGGTGGCAAAATCAGTGCTTTGGGTTCAAAATCGCGGTTTGATATTCTCCATTCCGCCTTTGGTATTGCTCCCGCAACCGATAAACTCACAGTACAAAAACATGGGCAGCTCATTTCTCCTGAATTCATTCTCGAAACCAATCCTGATTGGTTATTGGTTATTGATCGGGATGCAGCAATCGGACGGGAAGGACAATCTGCTGCACAACTACTTAACAATGAGCTTGTTCACCGCACAACGGCCGGCCAAAAAAAGCAGATTATTTATTTAGATTCTTGGAGTTGGTATCGTGCAGCTGGTGGTTTAACAGGGCTTAACGAAGCAGCACAACAAATCAATGAAGCCTTTACAAAAAGCAAATAA